The Komagataeibacter xylinus DNA window CGTCCAGTTAATCGTGGCAGAAAATGCTATCCAGCGCGGTCGGGAGCTCTGTCAGATTATCCGCGTCCATAAGCAGCGACCTTGAAGGTTTTTTCGTGGCTGAACAGTAAACTACATGTTTGTCAGAGACGAAGAGAATACCGGGCATACCGGTTTTCTCCTGTCCGAATAAGAGCATCAAGCGCCACCAGATCAACCAGATCACGCGTCGCCGTGGCAGACGTCGCCCCTGTAATCGACCGATAATTCTGGGCACTCAGGCCACCTTGAAAACCATCAGGCCCTTCTGCCAGCATTCGAAGCAGGGCCTTCTCCTGACGAATGTTCAGTTTTCCGCGTAAGCGATCCAGAAACCGCGTTTTCTCAATAAGAAACCGGATGTTCCGAAGCGTGCGGGATTGCGCCTCCAACACGACCTGAGAGAACCAGACCATCCAGTTCTCTATCTGGTTCGTCTTGCTGGCCCGATGCAGTTCGAGATAATACGCTTTCTTGTATGTATTGATGGTCGCGGCCAACGCCGTCAGCGTTGGGGCTGCGAGGGTTTGCGCCAATGCTTTTTCAGCAATAGCCCGTCCGATGCGACCATTTCCATCTTCAAAGGGATGAATGGTCTCAAACCACAGATGCGCAATCGCAGCCCGCTCAATCGCGGGCAAGGGGTCGATCCCGCTTGGGGCGGTCCTGTTAAACCAGCCGATAAACTGCGCCATCTCCGAAGGGACGCTTCGAGATGGCGGGGCTTCGAAGTGGATGTGCGGCGCATGGATGGGGCCGGAGATAATCTGCATTGCCTCGGCATGCGTCCGATATCTGCCAATGACATCCAGATCTCGCCGACCGTTCATGAGCATGGCATGCCACTCAAAGAGACTCTGGTCAGTCAAAGGGGCCGCATAATGCCGATAGAGGTCCGCCATCAATTCAGCGGCCCCAGCCTCAGTTGGCGTAGAACGTCGCCTGTCTGTGGCGAAGCCAAGGTGTCGCGCAATCGACGATTGCACACTGGCCCGATCAAGCTCCTCGCCTTCAATAGCGGAGCTCTCGACCGTTTCTTGCGACATGAGTTGAACGACAAGATGCTGATTGGCGTCTTTGTCCAGATGCTGCATCGCACCGACGACCACGCCTGAACCTTTCAGGAACTCCGTTTCGGCGTCTCGCAGACAGCTTTTCTCGAAGTGAAAATGTGGCCAGTCCGGAAGCTGCCAATTCCAAAGCATGATTGATATCCCAAGGCTCTATCAATCATTCTATCGCATTTTTATGATTGATAGAAGTCTAATCTATCGATCCTTCGGCGTGACGGATTATGCTGCGTATGAACCCAGAGTGGCCCGCAGCATTCCATAATGTTCACTAAGACGGACATCATATCCGCCGTTTTCTGATGAAGGCGAGATATTCCCAACAGTAGATAAATGGTGCGGATCTGGTTCGCTCTTCCACGCAATCTGGACCGAAGCGGGACATTCATCCCGGATCGTCAATGCGAGGAGAAACTTTTGTCGAGCCATATGCATTGACCAGGCATCTGCCTGCGCATCGTACCGGCATAGGCCGGATGAGGCCACGGCCTCCTTTTCGGTGAAGCAATGGACAGCATGGCCGATGGCGAGAAACTGCCACGGGGCAGGGCTGCCGTACATTTCGGTCAGGAAGCCGTCAAACTGGGAGCTGGTCGAGGTATCATCCGCCCCGTTCATGGCAAGAACCCGTGCCCGGATCGCATGTGCCAGGGCGGGATTATCCGTCGAGAGATTGCCGTGGAACGCGACCACGGCTGCGATCTCCGGACCGGACCGCGCGAGATCCAGCACGGCCGCGCCGCCGAAGCAATAACCGATGGCGCAAGATGGGTCGTGTCGATTGGTGCCTGCGATACAAACGACCTGAACTGTGCCAGGGCAAAGGCCACGCGACGGCGCATCATGGAACGGTCAGCGAGCAGAAGGGGATATGGCATCGCGTGCGCCAGCGGCGTCTTTCGGGCGGATCGCGGCGGCATACATATCCGTCAGCAGGATCACGTAGCGTTGCCCTGCGATGTCCTCGGCCTTGCGGATCACGCTCTCGTTGACGCATGAACCATGCGGGCACCATCAGGAGACCCGGCCGCCGCGCGGCAGTCGTGTCGTCGTAGATTAGGACGCAGTCATAACGCGCGCCCTCGAACGTCTACGAAACTGGCCTGTCGACCATGCGGGCACGCGCATGCCCGGAAATAAGGAACGGCAATGCGGCAATGACGAGCGGACGCAAACAGATCATTGACGTTTCTCTTTCGGTTATGGGACGGGCGAGGGGCAGGTCAGATTATCGCATATGCTGTTTTGCGCTCAACCATTGACGGAGTAAAGCTGTCAGGAGATCGCCATAACGGACCAGAATGAGAGTTTTCTTCAGCCCTGTCCGGGATGGACAGGGGGCTTGGCGGGACAAGTCGACGGCGCCCCGTGGGGAGAGGAAAGCAACGCGAGGTTTTCAGTCCAGAGAGTTTTTTGCAGTGGCGTCATCCAAGCATAGCGGGCTGGGGGAGGCTGCTGCCTGGAAGCACTGATGATGCGTAACCGAATTAAGGGTACTTTTTCGCATTAATAAGGATCATTTTTCTCCTGATTAAGGGGAACCTGAATCGGAGAGGATCGCGGAAAACCTGACATTCTCCTTATTAAGGGCCATTCGATAAAATTAGCAGGAATTTCCAGATTTGTCCTACTTCCGACAAGATAACTTATCGGAAGTAAGTTTTTGATTGGTCGGATTTTGCCCCGCGAGGAAGGGAGGGGGCAGAAAGTCCGGGAAACCGCGCCTTTCCAGATCAATCGGGCGCTTTTCCGTTCTCCAAAACCCGTTAACATGATACGACGCATTATATGAAGCACAAACGCCTTAATATGGTCAGGGTCAGGCAGCGCGGTTTTCCGCTGAGGGCGGGTAGGCTGTCCGCTTTCGCCGTCCGTCCGACGTCGGCCTGCAGCGAGTTTAGGGCGGAAAACCGGGGATCCGATCAGAATGGCTGAGACCGGCCGACTGCTGCAGGCGGCGCGTTCGCCGACCGGCCTGTCGCCTGCCACGGCACGGACCTATGCGGCCTCCTGGCGCGCCTTTGTCAGAACCCAGCCAGCCGATAGCGGCTTTCCGGTCGGCCCTGTCGCGGTGGCAGCGTGGCTGGAGGCCCGGGCGAAGACGGGACGGCCGCGGCAGAGCCTGGTGGTGGATCGCGCGGCGCTGACGGCATGGTGTGCTGCCAATGGCGAGGCGTTCGATGTCGCCCTGCCCGCTACGCGGGTGCGCCGGACCGGGGCCGGGGTCGATGCGGCTTCGCTGCTGGCCGCCGCGCGACGCTGTAGGGCCGACCTGCCCGGCTTGCGCGACCGGGCTTTGCTGTTGCTGGCGGCTACGCTGGACATCGGCGCCGAGGCGCTGGCCCGTCTGACGGTGGAAGACATCAGCGACACGACAGACGGGATGACCGTTGCCCTGCTGCGGCCCCGGTCCGGGCGCCACCGGTTGCGCCGGTTGCGGCGCCGCCGGGACCCGGCCGTTTGTCCGGTGCGGAGCTGGGCGGCCTGGCGCG harbors:
- a CDS encoding Fic family protein, yielding MLWNWQLPDWPHFHFEKSCLRDAETEFLKGSGVVVGAMQHLDKDANQHLVVQLMSQETVESSAIEGEELDRASVQSSIARHLGFATDRRRSTPTEAGAAELMADLYRHYAAPLTDQSLFEWHAMLMNGRRDLDVIGRYRTHAEAMQIISGPIHAPHIHFEAPPSRSVPSEMAQFIGWFNRTAPSGIDPLPAIERAAIAHLWFETIHPFEDGNGRIGRAIAEKALAQTLAAPTLTALAATINTYKKAYYLELHRASKTNQIENWMVWFSQVVLEAQSRTLRNIRFLIEKTRFLDRLRGKLNIRQEKALLRMLAEGPDGFQGGLSAQNYRSITGATSATATRDLVDLVALDALIRTGENRYARYSLRL
- a CDS encoding dienelactone hydrolase family protein, producing the protein MLDLARSGPEIAAVVAFHGNLSTDNPALAHAIRARVLAMNGADDTSTSSQFDGFLTEMYGSPAPWQFLAIGHAVHCFTEKEAVASSGLCRYDAQADAWSMHMARQKFLLALTIRDECPASVQIAWKSEPDPHHLSTVGNISPSSENGGYDVRLSEHYGMLRATLGSYAA